In Pirellula sp. SH-Sr6A, the DNA window GCCCACGGAGTCGACTTGGCTTTCGGCAGTCAAGCAATACTCATCGGTCGGATGATACTTCTCATCCGCCCCAAACAGGTAAGCGGCAAACAACGGTTGGACGCGGGATTGGATGTATCGCGTAAGCTTGCTCATAACCAATCGCTTCCTTCGCCAAGAGTTTTCCAATTCCTATCCAACTTCCCTCAAATGTCTTCCTACAAAAATTCACCCCCTGAAGTCAACACAACGTGAAATCATTCACACCCTCCATTCCACTTGATCACCAAACGCTAGCAAAACACCCTTACGGATCCGCGCTCGCGCTGGGGATTCGATCTTTCAACAGGCAACCCGAATTTGGTACTACACGGACTGTAAATCCCGATTCGCAAGACCGAAGCTCCGTATGAAAAATTTTTTTAAAGCTGTTCGAGAATCGATCCATCTCGCCCCAGCGATCGCCTTGGCGACGCTTTGCTCGATCGGTATCGCTTTGCTCTGGGGTGGGAACATCACGGCGCTCGCCCCTGTGATCGAAATCACCCTGCGAAACGAATCGATTCAAACCTATCTTGAAAAACAAGCCGCCTCCATCGAATCGGACATCGCAGCGAAACAGGCTCTGATCCAAGACGTCAATCTTGCCCCCCTTCAACAGTCGAACATCCAAAGCGAAGTCGCCGATCTTCAAAACACACTCAAGTCCAAGAATTGGCAATTGGAATGGGCCAAAACCCTCCTCCCCAACGACCCTTTCTTGACAATCTGCTCGATCATGGGCGTCCTTGTTTGCACAACACTCCTCAAACATGTGTTGATGCTGACGAGCGACATGCTGCTGGGATACGCCTCTACCTCGATCGTTCGAGATCTGCGTCGCCGCATTTTCGCGAAATCGCTTCAGATGGACAAGGCTCAGCATCAATCTGTCGGCAACAGCACTTTGCTCGCCTCGATCACGTCTGCAACCGATGGGCTATCGGCCGGACTTCTGGCATGCTTCGGAATTTTGATCCGCGAACCGCTGCGTGTGATCTCCTGTTTGGTACTCGCTTGTCTAATCTCCTGGAGACTCCTCTTCCTTTCCGTTGTTCTCGCTCCGGTCCTGGTCGCGGTCATCGTCTACTTTAACAAAAAAATCCGCTCGATTGCAGCCTCGATCCTGGGGCGAAACGCAGGCTTCCACGAAGTCTTACTAGAAGCCCTTAACAATATCTTCACCGTCCAAGCCTTTACGATGGAGCCAAGGGAGAAGGTGCGATTCGACGAATGCACGAGAGACATGCAACGAATCGGTCTTCGCATGACCTTCTATTCGGGACTTTCCAAACCATTCACGGAGCTCGTCGGAGTCGGCATGGTGGCGATCACCGTTTGCGCTGGTGCCTATCTTGTCGTCAATCAAGAGACACACATTTTCTTTTTGAAAATCCGAGACACCCCGATCTCCGTTACCGAACTCCTCATCTTCTTCGGACTCTTGATCGGCGCGAGCGATCCGCTTCGAAAACTCTCCGGTGTTTCTATTTTGATCTATAGCGGTGCAATGGCCGCCAACATGATCTACGGCATCCTCGAATCCAAACCCAACGTACAAGATCCAGAAAGCCCTGCCCTGTTGCCGGGACGAGCGCATGCACTCTCCATTGAAAACCTTTCGTTTCATTACAACGAGTCGCACCCGATTCTCCAGAATATTCAACTCGATATCCCGTTCGGTCGGACGATCGCCCTCCTCGGGCATAACGGCAGTGGGAAATCGACGATGATCCAACTTCTCTGCCGTTACTATGATCCGACCGACGGCGCAATCACACTTGGCGGAGTCGACATTCGAAAGCTCGCACTTCGCGATTTGAGAGGTCGCATTGCGTTGGTAAGCCAAAGTACCGAACTCTTCAACCGAACGGTCATGGAAAATATCCAGTACGGCTCCCCAGACGCGACCGAGGAAGAAGTCATCGAGGCAGCCAAATTAGCCCACGCACATGACTTCATCACTGAAGCT includes these proteins:
- a CDS encoding ABC transporter ATP-binding protein, which produces MKNFFKAVRESIHLAPAIALATLCSIGIALLWGGNITALAPVIEITLRNESIQTYLEKQAASIESDIAAKQALIQDVNLAPLQQSNIQSEVADLQNTLKSKNWQLEWAKTLLPNDPFLTICSIMGVLVCTTLLKHVLMLTSDMLLGYASTSIVRDLRRRIFAKSLQMDKAQHQSVGNSTLLASITSATDGLSAGLLACFGILIREPLRVISCLVLACLISWRLLFLSVVLAPVLVAVIVYFNKKIRSIAASILGRNAGFHEVLLEALNNIFTVQAFTMEPREKVRFDECTRDMQRIGLRMTFYSGLSKPFTELVGVGMVAITVCAGAYLVVNQETHIFFLKIRDTPISVTELLIFFGLLIGASDPLRKLSGVSILIYSGAMAANMIYGILESKPNVQDPESPALLPGRAHALSIENLSFHYNESHPILQNIQLDIPFGRTIALLGHNGSGKSTMIQLLCRYYDPTDGAITLGGVDIRKLALRDLRGRIALVSQSTELFNRTVMENIQYGSPDATEEEVIEAAKLAHAHDFITEALSDGYQTIVGQGGQKLSGGQRQRIALARAILRKPEILILDESTSQIDMASEIQIRETLQTMKGNMTIIIITHREALIALADEVYTLQRGKLESTPHSLQAVA